In one window of Burkholderia cenocepacia DNA:
- a CDS encoding nucleoside triphosphate pyrophosphatase → MLYLASQSPRRQELLLQIGVRFELLLPRPDEDAEALEAELPGEAADAYVRRVTVAKAEAARARLVASGKPAAPVLVADTTVTIDGAILGKPADADDALAMLTRLAGREHEVLTAVAVIGADGELLPPALSRSSVRFSNAPRDAYVRYVETGEPFGKAGAYAIQGRAAEFIERIDGSHSGIMGLPLFETAALLRTACVAF, encoded by the coding sequence ATCCTTTACCTCGCTTCGCAAAGCCCCCGCCGCCAGGAGCTGCTGCTGCAGATCGGCGTACGCTTCGAGCTGCTGCTGCCGCGCCCCGACGAGGACGCCGAGGCGCTCGAAGCCGAACTGCCCGGCGAAGCCGCCGACGCGTACGTGCGGCGCGTGACCGTCGCGAAGGCCGAGGCTGCGCGCGCACGTCTCGTCGCGAGCGGCAAACCGGCCGCGCCGGTGCTCGTTGCGGACACCACGGTGACGATCGACGGCGCGATCCTCGGCAAGCCGGCCGACGCCGACGATGCGCTCGCGATGCTCACCCGCCTCGCGGGCCGCGAACACGAAGTCCTGACCGCCGTCGCCGTGATCGGCGCCGACGGCGAACTGCTGCCGCCCGCGCTGTCGCGCTCGTCGGTACGCTTTTCGAACGCACCGCGCGACGCATACGTGCGCTACGTCGAAACCGGCGAGCCGTTCGGCAAGGCCGGCGCGTACGCGATCCAGGGCCGCGCGGCCGAATTCATCGAGCGAATCGACGGGTCCCATTCAGGTATCATGGGTCTGCCCCTTTTTGAGACTGCCGCGCTGCTGCGTACCGCATGCGTCGCCTTCTGA